From one uncultured Paludibacter sp. genomic stretch:
- a CDS encoding conserved hypothetical protein (Evidence 4 : Unknown function but conserved in other organisms), with protein sequence MEQSFPTVEKLNDWKSFIPKIEKMKKINQYIYKQRLKKFLAETQREKRFVNYDNAKSIIILFESDFMEKNRFVKRVIEQFKAEGKKVSAWGYLNKKEVASAILPDFRILNKKTCDWTERPQSDFLRELAENEYDLLIDLTVNEFLPLKYVLLYAKAACKTGIYKNDDDLLDFKLQIPENEIKAPMELREENADETEEELLVDEHFIFNQIIFYLKTIQTND encoded by the coding sequence TTGGAACAATCATTTCCAACAGTTGAAAAATTAAACGATTGGAAATCGTTTATCCCCAAAATAGAAAAAATGAAAAAAATAAATCAATACATATACAAACAACGGTTAAAGAAGTTTCTTGCCGAAACTCAACGGGAAAAGCGTTTTGTTAATTACGATAACGCAAAATCGATTATTATTTTGTTTGAAAGCGATTTTATGGAAAAAAATCGTTTTGTAAAGCGAGTTATAGAACAATTTAAAGCTGAAGGAAAAAAAGTCTCTGCTTGGGGCTATTTAAATAAAAAAGAAGTGGCTTCTGCAATTTTACCCGATTTCAGGATTTTGAATAAGAAAACATGTGATTGGACTGAACGACCTCAAAGTGATTTCTTGCGTGAATTGGCTGAAAATGAATACGATTTGCTTATCGATTTGACCGTAAATGAATTTTTGCCGTTGAAATACGTACTTCTGTATGCCAAAGCAGCTTGCAAAACGGGAATTTATAAAAACGATGATGATTTACTGGATTTCAAACTTCAAATCCCTGAAAATGAAATAAAAGCGCCTATGGAATTAAGGGAAGAAAACGCTGACGAAACGGAAGAAGAATTGCTTGTAGATGAACATTTTATTTTCAATCAAATCATTTTTTACCTCAAAACGATACAAACAAACGATTAA
- a CDS encoding Secretion protein HlyD family protein — protein sequence MKEKNKELRIGLIGLIIVLILVFIIGLVIYKPEPVIIQGEAEASVVRVSGKVPARIAKFTAQEGDVVNAGDTLVYLDSPELFAKMEQATAAEQAASAQSQKAQNGARKELIQGAFEMWQKAKVGEDIAKKSFDRVQNLYNKGVIPAQKRDEAEAQYNAAVATTKAAKSQYDMAVNGADVEDKLAASALVMRAKGAVDEVKSYMKETMLTAPISGQIEEIYPERGELVGTGAPIMSIIDLNDIWFTFNVREDLLGSMKEGTILKVKIPALENKTVDVKVFNMKALASYATWRSTKTSGQIDVKTFEVKARPVNKVENLLPGMTGIVVR from the coding sequence ATGAAAGAAAAAAACAAAGAATTACGAATAGGATTAATTGGCTTAATCATCGTATTAATATTGGTATTTATCATTGGATTGGTTATTTATAAGCCTGAACCTGTTATCATTCAGGGAGAAGCAGAAGCATCCGTAGTGAGAGTTTCAGGAAAAGTTCCTGCCCGAATAGCAAAATTTACAGCGCAAGAAGGCGATGTTGTAAATGCTGGAGACACATTGGTGTATCTTGATAGTCCTGAACTTTTTGCGAAAATGGAACAGGCAACCGCTGCGGAACAAGCTGCCAGCGCGCAAAGTCAAAAAGCTCAAAACGGCGCACGCAAAGAACTTATTCAAGGAGCGTTTGAAATGTGGCAAAAAGCAAAAGTGGGTGAAGATATAGCAAAAAAATCATTCGACCGCGTTCAAAATCTTTACAATAAAGGCGTAATTCCTGCACAAAAAAGAGATGAAGCCGAAGCGCAATATAATGCCGCGGTTGCAACAACAAAAGCTGCAAAATCACAATACGACATGGCTGTAAACGGCGCCGATGTTGAGGACAAATTAGCTGCAAGCGCACTTGTGATGCGCGCAAAAGGCGCTGTTGACGAAGTAAAATCTTATATGAAGGAAACAATGCTGACTGCTCCAATCAGCGGACAAATTGAAGAAATTTATCCCGAACGCGGAGAATTGGTTGGAACAGGCGCACCTATTATGAGTATTATTGATTTAAATGATATTTGGTTTACGTTCAATGTACGCGAAGATTTACTTGGTTCGATGAAAGAAGGAACGATTTTGAAAGTAAAGATTCCGGCATTAGAAAATAAAACGGTTGATGTAAAAGTATTCAACATGAAAGCACTGGCTTCGTATGCCACTTGGCGTTCAACAAAAACAAGCGGACAAATTGATGTAAAAACATTTGAAGTAAAAGCGCGTCCTGTAAATAAAGTTGAAAATCTTTTACCGGGAATGACGGGAATAGTAGTTAGGTAA
- the ligA gene encoding DNA ligase, protein MKNSNNDIPSLFDKSPLRGDLEGLVSLRKELEQHNYNYYVXNAPTISXFEFDKKLKELQDLEAAHPEFFDPNSPTQRVGSDINTSFKQVKHQYPMLSLGNTYSEGEVNDFYERVRKGLNNDFELVCELKYDGTSISLIYEKGELKTAVTRGDGEKGDDVTANVKTIRSIPLKLHGNDFPEKFEIRGEILMPWTVFEDLNKEREAQEEPLFANPRNAASGTLKMQNSSEVAKRRLDGYFYYLLGENLPSDSHFENLQKAKKWGFKISEATKLCKNLSEVLDFIHYWDAERKNLPVATDGIVIKVDSLVQQKNLGFTAKSPRWAIAYKFQAEKAVTRLNSVSYQVGRTGAITPVANLDPVQLSGTVVKRASLHNADIIESLDLHIGDMVFVEKGGEIIPKITEVDKKARENNFMLGDKVQFIKKCPECGSELVRFEGEAAHYCPNENHCPPQIKGKMEHFVSRKAMNIDGLGEETINLLYQNKLLKNIADIYELEISDLSNLERLGTKSAQNILIGVEKSKSVPFERALFALGIRFVGETVAKKLAYAFKNIDNLEKATLEELTSVDEIGGRIAESVLNYFSDNQNIEIIEKLKTAGLQFSVSEENMQLKSNILEGKSIVISGTFSKHSRDEYKTIIEQHGGKNVGSVSGKTSFILAGENMGPEKLNKAEKLGVKIISEEEFLEMINNL, encoded by the coding sequence ATGAAAAACTCAAACAACGATATACCCTCTCTTTTTGATAAGTCTCCCCTTCGGGGAGATTTAGAGGGGCTTGTCTCCCTCCGCAAAGAATTGGAACAGCACAACTACAATTATTATGTGTTNAACGCTCCCACTATTTCCGANTTTGAGTTTGATAAAAAACTAAAAGAATTGCAGGATTTGGAAGCGGCGCATCCCGAATTTTTCGATCCAAACTCTCCTACCCAACGCGTTGGAAGCGACATAAACACTTCGTTTAAGCAAGTAAAACATCAATATCCGATGCTTTCGTTGGGAAACACCTATTCTGAAGGAGAAGTAAACGATTTTTACGAACGGGTACGAAAAGGGTTGAATAATGATTTTGAGTTGGTTTGTGAACTGAAGTACGACGGAACTTCCATTTCGTTGATATACGAAAAGGGCGAGTTGAAAACTGCCGTAACGCGCGGCGACGGCGAAAAAGGCGATGATGTCACAGCCAATGTAAAAACCATTCGAAGCATTCCATTGAAATTACACGGAAACGATTTTCCTGAGAAATTTGAAATCCGAGGTGAAATTTTAATGCCCTGGACAGTGTTTGAAGATTTAAACAAAGAACGCGAAGCGCAGGAAGAACCGCTTTTTGCTAATCCGCGCAACGCCGCTTCGGGAACGCTGAAAATGCAAAATTCATCTGAAGTTGCCAAACGTCGTTTGGACGGATATTTTTATTATTTATTAGGAGAAAATCTTCCTTCGGACAGTCATTTTGAAAACCTGCAAAAAGCAAAAAAATGGGGATTTAAGATTTCGGAAGCCACAAAATTATGTAAAAATCTGAGCGAGGTATTGGATTTTATCCATTATTGGGACGCGGAACGGAAAAATCTTCCTGTTGCTACAGATGGAATTGTCATTAAAGTAGATTCACTTGTTCAGCAGAAAAATCTGGGTTTCACAGCCAAATCGCCTCGTTGGGCAATCGCGTATAAATTTCAAGCGGAAAAAGCTGTAACCCGATTAAATTCGGTAAGTTATCAAGTGGGACGAACCGGCGCAATTACGCCTGTGGCGAATCTTGACCCGGTGCAACTTTCGGGAACGGTGGTAAAACGCGCTTCGTTGCACAACGCGGACATTATTGAATCGCTCGATTTGCATATTGGAGATATGGTTTTTGTGGAAAAAGGCGGTGAAATTATCCCGAAAATCACAGAGGTGGATAAAAAAGCGCGTGAAAACAATTTTATGCTGGGCGACAAAGTTCAATTTATCAAAAAATGTCCCGAATGCGGCTCTGAATTGGTTCGTTTTGAAGGCGAAGCGGCACATTATTGCCCTAATGAAAATCACTGCCCGCCGCAAATAAAAGGAAAAATGGAGCATTTTGTCAGCCGCAAAGCGATGAACATTGACGGGCTCGGCGAAGAAACCATCAATTTACTCTATCAGAATAAATTATTAAAAAATATTGCCGATATTTACGAACTTGAAATCTCTGATTTATCTAATTTGGAACGTCTGGGAACCAAATCGGCACAAAACATTTTAATCGGCGTAGAAAAATCAAAATCGGTACCTTTTGAACGGGCTTTATTTGCGCTCGGAATTCGTTTTGTAGGTGAAACCGTAGCTAAAAAACTGGCTTATGCTTTCAAAAATATTGATAATTTGGAAAAAGCAACATTAGAAGAACTGACTTCAGTAGATGAAATTGGAGGACGGATTGCCGAGAGCGTTTTGAATTATTTTTCAGATAATCAAAATATCGAAATTATTGAGAAACTGAAAACAGCCGGATTGCAATTCTCTGTTTCGGAAGAAAATATGCAATTAAAAAGCAACATTCTGGAAGGAAAATCCATTGTTATAAGCGGAACGTTCAGCAAACATTCACGCGATGAATACAAAACCATTATCGAACAACACGGAGGTAAAAACGTGGGAAGCGTTTCAGGCAAAACAAGTTTTATTCTCGCAGGAGAAAATATGGGACCCGAAAAACTGAACAAAGCGGAAAAACTCGGTGTTAAAATTATAAGCGAAGAGGAATTTTTGGAAATGATTAATAATCTGTAA
- a CDS encoding conserved membrane hypothetical protein (Evidence 4 : Unknown function but conserved in other organisms), whose amino-acid sequence MYIQSHIGEIAALLVAVFWTGSALFFEKAGHRVGSLSVNIIRLFLAIFFLGATTFVIRGRFFPSDAGFYEWFWLGLSGVVGFFLGDLLLFQSYLVIGSRTAALIMSLAPMITAIIGWFFLDEILSVKSIIGIIVSVAGIAIAISNRKMKLNIPFKGFLLAFGGALGQAGGLILSKKGMGNYNPVAATQIRAIFGFICFAIFITILGKWKNVKWAVQDKHGISNISIGAVFGPFIGVALALFSIQHTKTGIASTLMALVPIFIIAPSAIMFKEKIKPQQIIGAVISIIGASIFFL is encoded by the coding sequence TTGTATATACAGTCACATATAGGAGAAATTGCAGCGTTGTTAGTAGCCGTTTTTTGGACAGGAAGCGCGCTTTTTTTTGAAAAAGCCGGACACCGCGTAGGTTCTCTTTCGGTTAATATTATTCGTCTTTTTCTGGCAATTTTCTTTTTAGGAGCCACTACTTTTGTCATACGCGGTCGTTTTTTTCCTTCCGATGCCGGTTTTTATGAATGGTTTTGGCTGGGACTTTCGGGAGTTGTCGGTTTCTTTTTAGGAGACTTACTTCTTTTTCAGTCGTATTTAGTTATCGGTTCACGTACGGCAGCGCTTATTATGAGTTTGGCTCCGATGATTACGGCAATTATCGGTTGGTTTTTCTTGGATGAAATTTTATCCGTAAAAAGCATAATAGGAATCATTGTGAGTGTGGCAGGTATTGCTATTGCCATTTCTAATCGGAAAATGAAATTAAACATACCTTTTAAAGGTTTTCTGTTGGCTTTTGGAGGAGCGTTGGGACAAGCGGGCGGATTAATTTTAAGCAAAAAAGGTATGGGCAATTATAATCCGGTAGCAGCTACTCAAATTCGTGCAATATTTGGTTTTATTTGTTTCGCTATTTTTATAACAATATTGGGAAAATGGAAAAATGTAAAATGGGCGGTGCAAGATAAACACGGAATTTCAAATATTTCAATTGGAGCTGTATTTGGACCATTTATAGGTGTGGCATTGGCTCTTTTTTCCATTCAACACACAAAAACAGGTATTGCCTCTACTTTAATGGCGTTGGTACCTATTTTTATTATTGCTCCATCCGCTATTATGTTTAAAGAAAAAATAAAACCGCAGCAAATTATTGGTGCGGTTATCAGTATTATTGGGGCAAGTATATTTTTTCTCTGA
- a CDS encoding ABC-2 type transporter gives MNDLXKNNVFLRFMSNMRATIYIFIKEFKWIFKDRGVLIIIVFAPIVYPLLYPYLYKNETAVDVPIAVVDDSNTSRSAQLIRALDATMDLKVYEKLNNLEQARVEMYKGNIHGIVYIPRDFNKKIVEKDQSTISMYSDMSSFLYYRAMVLAVNYVTLDMGEKIKIERLNNVGVSGYDAEISAKPIQNEGTILYNPGMGFSSFLLTAVLILIIHQTLVFGIGMAAGAEREDNPNNELIMSTTSRGGLFRVVLGRALSYFIVYLFWSAFILLIVPRIFNLPHIGDFQTMLSFVVPFLLATVFFSMTLSVFNMERETQMILLVFFSLILLFLSGISWPQYNMSGFWRTFSYIFPSTFGIQGFIKTNTMGATASEIRFETAGLWIQTLVYFVITSALYYREIKKNNKLQTAND, from the coding sequence ATGAATGATTTAANTAAAAATAACGTATTTCTCCGATTTATGTCCAATATGCGGGCTACGATTTACATTTTTATAAAAGAATTTAAATGGATTTTCAAAGATAGAGGCGTACTTATAATTATTGTTTTCGCGCCTATTGTTTATCCGTTATTATATCCTTATCTTTATAAAAATGAAACAGCCGTTGATGTTCCGATAGCTGTTGTCGATGATTCGAACACATCGCGTTCGGCACAATTAATAAGAGCATTGGATGCCACTATGGATTTGAAAGTGTATGAAAAACTCAATAATCTGGAGCAGGCAAGAGTTGAAATGTACAAGGGAAACATTCACGGAATTGTTTATATTCCAAGGGATTTCAACAAGAAAATTGTTGAAAAAGATCAGTCAACAATAAGTATGTACAGCGATATGAGTAGTTTCTTATATTACAGGGCAATGGTTTTGGCAGTGAATTACGTTACGCTGGATATGGGTGAAAAAATAAAAATAGAGAGGTTGAATAACGTGGGAGTTTCAGGATATGATGCGGAAATATCTGCCAAACCTATACAAAATGAAGGAACTATTCTTTATAATCCGGGAATGGGATTTTCGAGTTTTCTTCTCACCGCCGTATTGATTTTAATAATTCACCAAACATTGGTATTCGGGATAGGAATGGCAGCCGGAGCCGAAAGAGAAGACAATCCAAATAACGAATTGATAATGTCTACGACATCACGTGGAGGGCTTTTCAGAGTAGTTTTAGGAAGAGCGTTGTCTTATTTCATTGTTTATCTGTTTTGGTCGGCTTTTATTTTATTGATAGTTCCAAGAATATTTAATCTTCCACACATTGGAGATTTTCAAACCATGTTATCATTCGTTGTCCCGTTTTTATTGGCAACCGTCTTTTTCTCTATGACGCTTTCGGTTTTCAATATGGAAAGGGAAACGCAAATGATTTTATTGGTCTTCTTTTCACTCATTTTACTTTTTCTAAGCGGAATTTCGTGGCCTCAATACAATATGAGCGGATTTTGGAGAACATTTAGTTATATATTTCCATCCACTTTTGGTATTCAGGGATTTATAAAAACAAATACAATGGGAGCGACAGCATCGGAAATTCGTTTTGAAACAGCCGGATTATGGATTCAAACGCTAGTGTATTTTGTTATCACATCCGCTTTGTATTACAGGGAAATTAAGAAAAACAATAAATTACAAACCGCAAACGATTAA
- the dapA gene encoding 4-hydroxy-tetrahydrodipicolinate synthase: MLNTKLIGMGVALITPFNEDESVDFIALKKLVEHQIKNGTDYLVVLGTTAETPTLTEEEKEAITRFVVEQVNGRIPIVLGIGGNNTKAVVEKIQKTNLNGIDAILSVTPYYNKPSQEGLYQHYAAIAKASPLPIILYNVPGRTGINMTAETTLHLAKEFNQICAVKEASGNFTQIDQIIKNKPEDFLVISGDDGITFPLITLGAVGVISVIGNAFPREFSRMVRLALQGDYENARQIHYRFTELIELLFVEGNPAGVKSMLALMGLIENKLRLPLVPNTIRTYEKIRFVLNQLG; encoded by the coding sequence ATGCTGAACACAAAACTGATAGGAATGGGCGTGGCGTTGATTACGCCTTTTAATGAAGATGAATCCGTTGATTTTATCGCGCTTAAAAAGCTGGTCGAACATCAAATCAAAAACGGAACAGATTATTTGGTGGTGTTGGGAACAACTGCCGAAACTCCTACGCTTACCGAAGAGGAAAAGGAAGCAATCACACGTTTTGTTGTGGAGCAGGTTAATGGAAGAATTCCCATTGTATTAGGCATTGGAGGAAACAACACAAAAGCTGTAGTTGAGAAAATTCAAAAAACCAATTTAAACGGAATTGACGCTATTCTTTCCGTAACTCCTTATTACAATAAACCATCTCAAGAAGGGCTTTATCAGCATTATGCGGCTATTGCAAAAGCATCGCCGCTCCCGATTATTTTGTATAATGTTCCGGGACGTACCGGCATAAATATGACTGCCGAAACTACATTGCATTTAGCTAAAGAATTTAACCAAATTTGCGCCGTAAAAGAAGCATCCGGTAATTTTACTCAAATTGACCAAATCATTAAAAATAAACCGGAAGATTTTTTGGTAATTTCAGGCGACGATGGAATTACTTTTCCACTTATTACGTTAGGAGCTGTCGGCGTTATTTCTGTGATTGGCAACGCTTTTCCGCGCGAATTCAGCCGTATGGTGCGTTTAGCGTTGCAAGGCGACTATGAGAATGCCCGCCAAATACATTATCGGTTTACTGAATTGATTGAACTTCTTTTTGTAGAAGGAAATCCTGCCGGAGTAAAAAGTATGCTTGCATTGATGGGACTGATTGAAAACAAATTACGTCTTCCGCTTGTTCCCAACACCATTAGAACCTACGAAAAAATCAGATTCGTATTAAATCAATTAGGGTAA
- a CDS encoding ABC-2 type transporter, which translates to MSNKNTYQLLKQTLKREFSRMVSRPIYLVGTFGVMIFCFMFFTTLLHNGMPDKMPVGVVDLDHSWISRAFVRNLDATQQAKVTMHLGSYTEARKEMQKGNIYAFVVIRNNFEKDAISGKRPTITFYINDGYLVAGSLLMKDITYLSELGSGALKQAILRKKGVTEDKIMAEVQPIAVDSHLLGNPWTNYGIYLTNILLPGVMQLMIIMMTIFVIGIELKEKTSHDWLQNAGDNMFVALTGKLLPYTFIFILLGLFSNILLYKYLHFPMNSSIGWMFLATVLFVLAYQAIGVFIIGIVPVLRDGVALAAFYGLLGFTFAGFTFPIEQMVNNXQIFSYLFPIRYXFKIYANQALLGSPIQFSAVYFMAMLVFLALPFFVFIRLKNAAIKQNYPLH; encoded by the coding sequence ATGTCAAATAAAAATACATATCAATTATTAAAACAAACGCTGAAACGTGAATTTTCACGAATGGTCTCTCGTCCAATTTATTTGGTTGGCACATTTGGAGTAATGATATTTTGTTTCATGTTTTTCACCACATTACTTCATAATGGAATGCCGGATAAAATGCCTGTTGGTGTTGTGGATTTGGATCATTCGTGGATTTCACGTGCGTTTGTTCGAAACCTTGACGCAACACAACAAGCCAAAGTAACTATGCATTTAGGAAGTTATACTGAAGCACGCAAGGAAATGCAGAAAGGAAACATATACGCATTTGTTGTTATCAGAAATAACTTTGAAAAGGATGCAATTTCAGGTAAAAGACCTACCATTACTTTTTATATAAACGATGGATATTTGGTGGCAGGTTCATTATTGATGAAAGATATTACCTATCTGAGTGAACTTGGTTCCGGTGCTTTGAAACAGGCTATTTTGAGGAAAAAAGGTGTAACTGAGGACAAAATTATGGCTGAAGTTCAACCTATTGCGGTAGATTCGCATCTATTGGGTAATCCTTGGACAAATTACGGAATTTATCTCACTAATATTCTTCTTCCGGGCGTGATGCAATTAATGATAATTATGATGACCATTTTTGTTATCGGGATAGAATTAAAAGAAAAAACTTCGCATGACTGGTTGCAAAACGCGGGAGATAATATGTTTGTTGCTTTAACAGGAAAATTGCTGCCTTATACTTTTATTTTTATTTTATTGGGATTATTTTCCAACATATTGCTTTACAAATATTTGCATTTTCCCATGAATTCAAGCATCGGTTGGATGTTTTTAGCAACGGTATTATTCGTACTCGCATATCAAGCCATTGGAGTTTTTATTATTGGAATAGTTCCTGTTTTGCGCGATGGAGTTGCGTTAGCCGCTTTTTACGGACTGCTCGGGTTTACATTTGCAGGATTTACGTTTCCGATAGAACAAATGGTGAATAACATNCAAATTTTCAGTTATTTATTCCCNATAAGATATTANTTTAAAATTTATGCAAATCAAGCCTTGCTGGGTTCGCCGATTCAATTTTCAGCAGTATATTTTATGGCGATGTTAGTGTTTTTGGCGCTGCCGTTTTTTGTCTTTATCCGGCTAAAAAATGCGGCAATAAAACAAAACTATCCGTTGCATTAA
- a CDS encoding Outer membrane efflux protein, with amino-acid sequence MKRKVLIYLLVSSSVCGWAQNTLSLDSCRKMALEHNKNLQISQENLNAARELKKSAFTQLLPNFSANAAYTWNQKNISLLSEDALLPVGVKNADGSFGTGITSTSVPTPNADGTLTFKDAAISNKFTVVNGTPVPLDANGQPFNPTKNPEKLLWKNYAILPKEAMEFDIQNLFVGTITMFQPIFTGGKLLELNKLAKYNENLAVAQQKGKAIDILVEVDEAYWRVVSLENKLKLAQEYRNMLAKMNANVTDMVEEGVATKSDELKVKVKLNEAEVSVTRAENGLNLSKMALNQLCGLPLEQDVKLQDENLNEVIEDATLISTEKALDQRPEIMMLTQLQNIAKSNEKMMFSRFLPNIGLTANYLISNPNSFNGYEKKFGGMFNVGVAASIPLFHFGDKIHTLNASKAQSRIAELQLEEAKEKMTLQINQSTYKVLESIKKEQATSKNIEQAEENLRLASEGFNEGVITSTDFLGAQTAWLSTKSDDIDAKIDVMLNQLYLKRASGEIEVPIVNNNLKKK; translated from the coding sequence ATGAAAAGAAAAGTTTTGATTTATCTATTAGTATCAAGTAGTGTCTGCGGATGGGCGCAAAACACGCTATCACTTGACAGTTGCCGTAAAATGGCATTAGAACATAACAAGAATTTACAAATCTCTCAAGAAAATCTCAATGCAGCCAGAGAACTTAAAAAATCGGCTTTTACACAGCTTTTACCCAATTTTTCGGCTAACGCAGCATATACATGGAATCAAAAAAACATATCCTTATTAAGCGAAGACGCTCTTTTGCCTGTGGGGGTTAAAAATGCTGACGGCTCATTTGGAACCGGTATTACATCTACATCGGTTCCTACCCCAAACGCTGATGGAACACTTACTTTCAAAGACGCTGCCATTTCGAATAAATTTACAGTTGTAAACGGAACTCCTGTTCCTTTGGACGCTAACGGACAACCTTTCAATCCAACAAAAAATCCCGAAAAATTATTATGGAAAAATTATGCTATACTTCCAAAAGAAGCGATGGAATTTGATATACAAAACTTATTTGTAGGAACAATAACTATGTTTCAACCCATTTTTACCGGAGGTAAATTATTAGAATTGAATAAACTAGCAAAGTACAATGAAAATTTGGCTGTTGCGCAACAAAAAGGAAAAGCAATTGACATATTAGTGGAAGTGGATGAAGCATATTGGCGCGTTGTATCACTTGAAAACAAGCTTAAACTGGCTCAGGAATATCGTAACATGTTGGCTAAAATGAATGCAAACGTTACTGATATGGTTGAAGAAGGCGTAGCTACAAAATCCGACGAACTTAAAGTGAAAGTAAAGCTAAACGAAGCGGAAGTTTCGGTTACAAGAGCCGAAAATGGTTTGAATCTTTCTAAAATGGCTTTGAATCAACTTTGTGGTTTACCTCTCGAACAGGATGTTAAATTACAGGATGAAAACCTCAACGAGGTAATCGAAGATGCAACTCTGATTTCAACGGAGAAAGCGTTGGATCAACGTCCTGAAATTATGATGCTTACACAACTGCAAAACATCGCCAAATCGAACGAAAAAATGATGTTTTCTCGATTTCTGCCAAACATTGGTTTGACTGCCAATTACCTCATTTCCAACCCAAACTCATTCAACGGTTACGAAAAGAAATTTGGAGGAATGTTCAATGTAGGTGTTGCTGCTTCCATCCCACTCTTTCATTTTGGTGATAAAATACATACGTTAAACGCATCCAAAGCCCAAAGCAGAATAGCTGAACTTCAATTGGAAGAGGCAAAAGAAAAAATGACTTTGCAGATAAATCAATCCACATACAAAGTATTGGAAAGTATTAAGAAAGAACAAGCTACAAGCAAAAACATTGAACAGGCGGAAGAAAATCTTAGATTGGCAAGCGAAGGATTCAATGAAGGTGTGATAACTTCAACTGATTTTTTGGGAGCGCAAACTGCTTGGCTTTCTACTAAATCCGACGATATTGATGCAAAAATTGATGTTATGTTAAATCAATTGTATTTGAAACGCGCTTCGGGCGAAATAGAAGTGCCCATCGTAAACAACAATTTAAAAAAGAAATAA
- a CDS encoding Transcriptional regulator, MarR family, with the protein MGATIELEELFLVLTGKISSAINKAVLRGFATNDIDITTEQWTVMACLWKEDKVTQQKLCDLTSKDKPSITRLIDNLEKRNLVTRVSDPGDRRINLIHLTSKGEQLQTKAMESIQKIAEKALSDIEDTELNISKNVLKKIIGNLQ; encoded by the coding sequence ATGGGTGCAACTATTGAACTTGAAGAATTATTCCTTGTCTTAACCGGTAAAATAAGTTCTGCCATAAACAAAGCAGTATTACGCGGATTCGCAACAAACGACATAGACATTACAACTGAGCAATGGACTGTGATGGCTTGTCTGTGGAAAGAAGACAAAGTGACGCAGCAAAAACTGTGTGATTTGACATCCAAAGACAAACCCAGCATAACACGACTAATAGATAATCTCGAAAAAAGAAATCTTGTAACACGTGTTTCTGACCCGGGAGATAGACGAATAAACCTTATTCATCTTACCTCAAAAGGAGAACAACTGCAAACAAAAGCAATGGAAAGCATTCAAAAAATTGCCGAAAAAGCGTTGAGTGACATTGAAGACACCGAATTAAATATCAGTAAAAATGTTTTGAAAAAAATCATTGGAAATCTTCAGTGA